AGGATCGTCTCGAAGGCGCGAAAGGAGCTCGTCCGCGCGCTCACGGCGCACCACCGTAGATCGCTCGGGCATCGCCGGCGGACAGTCCGCTGGTCACTCCCTCGTAGGCGATCGCGCCTCCCGCGCGCAGCGCCAGGACGCGGTCGCCTTCGGCCAGCCCGGCTTCGATCTGGTGCGTCACCACCACCCGGGTTCGATCCGGGGCGGGCCCGATCAGCGGCTCGACCAGGGCCGCCGCTTCGGGGTCCAGGTGGGAGTGCGGCTCGTCGAGCAGCAACAGCTCGGGCTCATGCAGAACCGCACGGCAGACGGCGAGCCGCTGGACCATGCCCGCCGACAGGTTGCGAACCAACTCCCCGGCCCACCGCAGCATCCCGACCCGGTCGAGAAGCCGGGCTATCCGCTCCCCCGCCTCTTCCTCCTCGAGCCCGTGCAGACGGGCCTGAAAACGCAGGTTCTCGGCACACGTCAGGTCGCGGTAGCAAAGCGGCTCGTGGCCCAGGTAGCCGATCCGGCCCCGGGCCTTCCAGGCCTCACGAGGCAGGGCGCAACCGAGCACCGAGACCTCCCCGGCGGTGGGGCGGAGCAGGGTCGCCAGAACCCGCAACAGGGTGGTTTTGCCGGCGCCGTTGGGGCCCAGCACGGCC
The sequence above is drawn from the Solirubrobacterales bacterium genome and encodes:
- a CDS encoding ABC transporter ATP-binding protein yields the protein MAETAAVQRESGRADPPAPQAAIALAHLWRDFGDRTALRDLTLELRVGETLAVLGPNGAGKTTLLRVLATLLRPTAGEVSVLGCALPREAWKARGRIGYLGHEPLCYRDLTCAENLRFQARLHGLEEEEAGERIARLLDRVGMLRWAGELVRNLSAGMVQRLAVCRAVLHEPELLLLDEPHSHLDPEAAALVEPLIGPAPDRTRVVVTHQIEAGLAEGDRVLALRAGGAIAYEGVTSGLSAGDARAIYGGAP